Proteins encoded within one genomic window of Streptomyces profundus:
- a CDS encoding ABC transporter substrate-binding protein, with product MVLVAGAIGGWILFRSNEDGKDPIVVGTTSTPTMVDPGGAYDASAWALMSNLYQSLLTFEQGREQPVPDAAESCAFTDNELTVFRCTLRSDLQFSNGRSITPEDVKYSYERILAMAARADEEAADDSIPEDEKFSHAGPSALLATLEAVRIDGQEIIFELNQPDATFPFVVAGSAGAIVDMEKYEELEPRTGWEVDGSGPFVLRDGNDGDSVELVPNDSYRGANEVPEFPVTVRYFYENDEGASAEEQLAEAWENGELDVNDGKMAPEVMAGTNFSDPDHPVTETPAGSIRVMAFNTDDDMPLGSRVARQTIAALLDRDSISSRVQFGTVEPLYSLIPVGFTGHGTPFYDQYRERDPDVLRERMLDAGLELPLPFDLAYSRGAGNHAEAEMVERQLEADGLFEVEITHYEWSEFIPGVYSARDYDAYLIGWRPDFPDPATFTDGILGPGDGLATGFASDQVNRLIADAQAEPDRGRAAENFLAIHELAAEEAPVIPIWQDKRFTISEANITGVQLLNSGSGVWRLWELRRI from the coding sequence ATGGTGTTGGTCGCCGGCGCGATCGGCGGCTGGATCCTCTTCCGATCGAATGAGGACGGCAAGGACCCGATCGTGGTCGGCACCACCTCCACACCCACCATGGTGGACCCGGGCGGCGCCTATGACGCCTCAGCCTGGGCACTGATGAGCAATCTCTACCAGTCCCTGCTCACCTTCGAGCAAGGACGCGAACAGCCGGTCCCGGACGCCGCGGAGAGCTGCGCCTTCACCGACAACGAACTGACCGTCTTCCGCTGCACGCTGAGGAGCGACCTTCAGTTCAGCAACGGAAGGTCCATTACCCCGGAGGACGTCAAGTACTCCTACGAGCGGATCCTCGCCATGGCGGCACGCGCCGACGAGGAGGCGGCGGACGACTCCATACCCGAGGACGAGAAGTTCTCCCACGCGGGCCCCTCGGCCCTGCTGGCCACGCTTGAGGCCGTGCGCATCGACGGCCAGGAGATCATCTTCGAGCTGAACCAGCCCGACGCGACCTTCCCCTTCGTGGTGGCCGGCAGCGCCGGCGCCATCGTGGACATGGAGAAGTACGAGGAGCTGGAGCCACGCACCGGCTGGGAGGTCGACGGCTCGGGCCCCTTCGTCCTGCGCGACGGCAACGACGGCGACTCCGTCGAGCTGGTGCCCAACGACAGCTACCGGGGCGCCAACGAGGTCCCCGAGTTCCCCGTCACCGTGCGGTACTTCTATGAGAACGACGAGGGCGCCTCAGCCGAGGAGCAGCTGGCCGAGGCCTGGGAGAACGGCGAACTCGACGTCAACGACGGCAAGATGGCGCCGGAGGTGATGGCGGGGACCAACTTCAGCGACCCCGACCACCCCGTCACCGAGACGCCCGCCGGATCGATCCGGGTGATGGCGTTCAACACCGACGACGACATGCCGCTCGGCAGCCGGGTGGCCCGCCAGACCATCGCGGCGCTGCTGGACCGCGACAGCATCAGCAGCCGGGTGCAGTTCGGCACCGTCGAGCCGCTCTACTCGCTGATCCCGGTCGGCTTCACCGGCCACGGCACCCCGTTCTACGACCAGTACCGGGAGCGGGACCCCGACGTCCTGCGGGAGCGGATGCTGGACGCCGGGCTTGAGCTGCCCCTCCCGTTCGACCTGGCCTACTCGCGCGGCGCGGGCAACCACGCCGAGGCCGAGATGGTGGAACGCCAGCTGGAGGCCGACGGCCTCTTCGAGGTCGAGATCACGCACTACGAGTGGTCGGAGTTCATCCCCGGCGTCTACAGCGCCAGGGACTACGACGCCTACCTCATCGGCTGGCGCCCCGACTTCCCCGACCCCGCCACCTTCACCGACGGCATCCTCGGCCCGGGCGACGGCCTCGCCACCGGCTTCGCCAGCGACCAGGTCAACCGGCTGATCGCCGACGCCCAGGCCGAACCCGACCGGGGCCGCGCGGCGGAGAACTTCCTGGCGATCCACGAGCTGGCCGCCGAGGAGGCGCCGGTCATCCCGATCTGGCAGGACAAACGGTTCACCATCAGCGAGGCCAACATCACCGGTGTGCAGCTGCTGAACTCCGGAAGTGGCGTCTGGCGGCTCTGGGAGCTTCGCCGAATCTGA
- a CDS encoding carboxypeptidase-like regulatory domain-containing protein — MTDRVGTGEALAISGWVRDSLGVALPRAVVTLTAVDGGRNLDKTKSGADGAFEVKAPALGEYLLAAFSPQLGTQSVEVRLDGRPVEVEFMIDVPGAVTE; from the coding sequence ATGACGGACCGAGTGGGTACGGGGGAGGCGCTCGCCATCAGCGGGTGGGTACGCGACTCGTTGGGGGTCGCGCTGCCCCGCGCGGTGGTGACACTCACCGCGGTGGACGGAGGCCGCAACCTCGACAAGACGAAGAGCGGTGCCGACGGCGCCTTCGAGGTGAAGGCCCCGGCTCTGGGAGAGTATCTCCTGGCGGCGTTCTCACCGCAGTTGGGCACACAGAGCGTTGAAGTGAGGCTGGACGGAAGGCCCGTCGAGGTGGAGTTTATGATCGATGTGCCCGGTGCTGTGACGGAATGA
- a CDS encoding metallophosphoesterase, whose translation MTVVVVLVLASVLAALHWYLWRRLVRDVSRPGGWYRRTGGWVLGALTLGTLLTAGGGRIGLPFEVLSVVAWPGFYWMAMVLYLFLGLLVGELVRLVLLRRGARRADEPAPDAEPGAVTAVEPAGEPVPAGVAAGEAATQGSAGAASGSAGSSGPPPAAEEPAADAAPEDAAPEPAPAPRELSRRLLVSRSIAVGAGVLATGVVGYGSHNARRLRIKRVTVPLAKLPRGGHGYRIAVVSDIHLGPVLGESHCRRVVDAINGVQPDLITVVGDLVDAEVDDLRSAVAPLADLRARDGAFFVTGNHEYFVETEAWVDHVRELGVTPLVNERRELPFLDLAGVNDIDGEGTDFGGPDYDAALADRDPARPSVLMAHQPVMIHDAVDHGVDLQLSGHTHGGQMWPITYLADLANPTLAGLERYGDTQLYVSRGAGAYGPPVRVGADPDITVVELASGQS comes from the coding sequence TTGACCGTCGTTGTCGTGCTGGTGCTCGCCAGCGTGCTGGCCGCGCTGCACTGGTATCTGTGGCGGCGCCTGGTGCGAGACGTCTCCCGCCCCGGGGGATGGTACCGCCGGACGGGCGGCTGGGTGCTGGGCGCGCTGACCCTCGGCACGCTGCTCACGGCCGGCGGCGGGCGGATCGGCCTGCCGTTCGAGGTGCTGAGCGTGGTGGCCTGGCCCGGCTTCTACTGGATGGCCATGGTCCTGTACCTGTTCCTCGGCCTGCTGGTGGGCGAGTTGGTGCGCCTCGTCCTGCTGCGCCGGGGCGCTCGCCGCGCCGACGAGCCGGCGCCGGACGCGGAGCCGGGAGCGGTCACGGCGGTCGAGCCAGCCGGCGAGCCCGTCCCGGCCGGTGTCGCGGCCGGCGAGGCGGCCACCCAGGGCTCGGCGGGCGCGGCGAGCGGGTCGGCCGGCTCGTCCGGGCCGCCGCCGGCGGCCGAGGAGCCGGCGGCCGACGCGGCGCCCGAGGACGCGGCGCCCGAGCCGGCGCCGGCGCCCAGGGAGCTGAGCCGACGGCTGCTGGTGTCCCGTTCGATCGCGGTGGGCGCCGGGGTGCTGGCCACCGGCGTGGTCGGCTACGGCAGCCACAACGCGCGCCGGCTGCGGATCAAGCGGGTGACCGTGCCGCTCGCCAAGCTGCCGCGCGGCGGGCACGGCTACCGGATAGCCGTCGTCAGCGACATCCATCTGGGCCCGGTGCTGGGCGAGTCGCACTGCCGGCGGGTGGTCGACGCCATCAACGGGGTGCAGCCCGACCTGATCACGGTCGTCGGCGATCTGGTCGACGCCGAGGTGGACGATCTGCGCTCCGCCGTGGCCCCGCTGGCCGATCTGCGGGCCAGGGACGGCGCCTTCTTCGTCACCGGGAACCACGAGTACTTCGTGGAGACCGAGGCGTGGGTGGACCACGTCCGGGAGCTGGGGGTCACCCCGCTGGTCAACGAGCGGCGGGAGCTGCCGTTCCTCGATCTGGCCGGGGTCAACGACATCGACGGCGAGGGCACCGACTTCGGCGGGCCCGACTACGACGCGGCGCTGGCCGACCGGGATCCGGCCCGCCCCTCGGTGCTGATGGCGCACCAGCCGGTGATGATCCATGACGCGGTGGACCACGGGGTCGACCTACAGCTCTCCGGGCACACCCACGGCGGCCAGATGTGGCCGATCACCTATCTCGCCGACCTGGCCAACCCCACGCTCGCGGGGCTGGAGCGCTACGGCGACACCCAGCTCTACGTCAGCAGGGGCGCCGGCGCCTATGGCCCGCCCGTTCGGGTGGGCGCCGACCCCGACATCACCGTGGTCGAGCTGGCCTCCGGGCAGTCCTGA
- a CDS encoding D-alanyl-D-alanine carboxypeptidase family protein, translating into MLGLLTPALLVPTLASAEDLPAGGTAIGGERLAESGTVVGVTDGVPSLPEDLTATSWIVADAETGEVFAAHDAHRRLPPASTIKMLFADTVLPQLDREALYRAQPEHFADVGPGSSAVGVADGQTYRVEDLWRGVFLASGNDAVYALTAMNGGKELTVAQMNERAADLQALDTHVVNPDGYDADGQLSSAYDLTLFARAGLQHEDFREYAATADADFPGEGEGEDRETYEVQNTNRLLVGAPGLDPYPGIAGVKNGYTSEAGYTFTGVAERDDRVLLVTVMDPEDGDSLAVYREAAALLDWGFAAADDATPVGELVRPLSEMPEGQDGTASDEGGSEGAATDGKNAQDANLDGAAGAAGNRDSSGGILVTTITAGALAVLAAGAYVFHRRHPLPTRRPTRQRKDDQAQ; encoded by the coding sequence GTGCTTGGCTTACTGACGCCCGCGCTGCTCGTGCCCACCCTGGCCTCGGCCGAGGACCTGCCGGCCGGTGGCACCGCCATCGGCGGCGAGCGCCTCGCCGAGTCGGGGACCGTGGTGGGCGTCACGGACGGGGTGCCGTCGCTGCCCGAGGACCTCACCGCCACGTCGTGGATCGTCGCCGACGCCGAGACCGGCGAGGTCTTCGCCGCGCACGACGCCCACCGGCGGCTGCCGCCGGCCAGCACCATCAAGATGCTCTTCGCCGACACCGTGCTGCCGCAGCTCGACCGCGAGGCGCTCTACCGCGCCCAGCCCGAGCACTTCGCCGACGTCGGCCCGGGCAGCAGCGCGGTGGGCGTCGCCGACGGCCAGACCTACCGCGTCGAGGACCTGTGGCGCGGCGTCTTCCTGGCCTCGGGCAACGACGCGGTGTACGCGCTGACCGCGATGAACGGCGGCAAGGAGCTGACCGTCGCGCAGATGAACGAACGAGCCGCCGACCTCCAGGCGTTGGACACCCATGTGGTCAACCCGGACGGCTACGACGCCGACGGACAGCTCTCCTCCGCCTACGATCTGACGCTCTTCGCCCGCGCCGGACTGCAACACGAGGACTTCCGCGAGTACGCGGCCACCGCCGACGCGGACTTCCCCGGGGAGGGCGAGGGCGAGGACCGGGAGACCTACGAGGTCCAGAACACCAACCGGCTGCTGGTCGGCGCCCCCGGGCTCGACCCCTACCCGGGCATCGCCGGCGTCAAGAACGGCTACACCTCCGAGGCCGGCTACACCTTCACCGGCGTCGCCGAACGGGACGACCGGGTGCTGCTGGTGACGGTGATGGACCCGGAGGACGGCGACAGCCTGGCCGTCTACCGCGAGGCCGCCGCCCTGCTCGACTGGGGCTTCGCCGCCGCCGACGACGCGACCCCGGTGGGCGAGCTGGTCCGCCCGCTCAGCGAGATGCCCGAGGGCCAGGACGGCACCGCCTCGGACGAGGGCGGGAGCGAGGGCGCGGCGACGGACGGCAAGAACGCCCAGGACGCCAACCTGGACGGCGCGGCCGGCGCCGCGGGCAACCGCGACTCGTCGGGCGGGATACTGGTCACCACCATCACAGCCGGCGCTCTGGCGGTGCTGGCGGCGGGGGCCTATGTGTTCCACCGTCGTCATCCGCTGCCGACCCGGCGTCCAACGCGTCAGCGGAAGGACGATCAGGCTCAGTGA
- a CDS encoding YihY/virulence factor BrkB family protein translates to MERLTRLPWVGPAVAWLLRSRLWALYQHLDRRNWTRLAAAITFTSFVALFPVLGLLAAIGSTLLSDSQLDDIEKWFADQVPGISDQLDLSALFDNAGAIGLISLLLVLPTGAAWVDALRGCLRAVWDLADPDDNVVLRRAKDAGVLAGLGAVTLLSLGASAVAISLLRWASRSLGGFAPLVQIGAYAVAMGVAALLLLYVLVWLPGVRPPRRATLTACLLGAVGVELLKLLLGGYLTEVAGRSVYGAFGVPVALLLWINLVAKLLLFCCAWTATAVTEPDRPSADALDAGSAADDDGGTHRPPPPAPPERRL, encoded by the coding sequence ATGGAACGGCTGACGCGGTTGCCGTGGGTCGGCCCCGCCGTCGCCTGGCTGTTGCGCAGCCGGCTGTGGGCGCTCTACCAGCATCTGGACCGAAGGAACTGGACGCGCCTCGCGGCGGCCATCACGTTCACCAGCTTTGTGGCGCTCTTCCCGGTGCTCGGGCTGCTCGCCGCGATCGGGAGCACGCTGCTCAGCGACAGCCAACTGGACGACATCGAGAAGTGGTTCGCCGACCAGGTGCCCGGGATCTCCGACCAGCTGGACCTGAGCGCGCTCTTCGACAACGCGGGCGCCATCGGGCTGATCTCGCTGCTGCTGGTGCTGCCGACCGGCGCCGCCTGGGTGGACGCGCTGCGCGGCTGTCTGCGCGCGGTCTGGGATCTCGCCGACCCCGACGACAACGTGGTGCTGCGCCGGGCCAAGGACGCCGGCGTGCTCGCCGGGCTCGGCGCGGTGACGCTGCTGTCGCTGGGCGCCTCGGCCGTGGCGATAAGCCTGCTGCGCTGGGCCAGCCGCAGCCTGGGCGGCTTCGCGCCCCTGGTGCAGATCGGCGCCTACGCCGTGGCCATGGGCGTGGCGGCGTTGCTGCTGCTCTATGTCCTGGTCTGGCTGCCGGGCGTCCGGCCGCCGCGCCGGGCCACGTTGACGGCCTGCCTGCTGGGCGCGGTCGGCGTGGAACTGCTCAAGCTGCTGCTCGGCGGCTATCTGACGGAGGTCGCCGGACGCAGCGTCTACGGCGCCTTCGGCGTGCCGGTCGCGCTGCTGCTGTGGATCAACCTGGTGGCCAAGCTGCTGCTGTTCTGCTGCGCCTGGACGGCCACCGCCGTCACTGAGCCTGATCGTCCTTCCGCTGACGCGTTGGACGCCGGGTCGGCAGCGGATGACGACGGTGGAACACATAGGCCCCCGCCGCCAGCACCGCCAGAGCGCCGGCTGTGA